A single window of Larimichthys crocea isolate SSNF chromosome XII, L_crocea_2.0, whole genome shotgun sequence DNA harbors:
- the usp7 gene encoding ubiquitin carboxyl-terminal hydrolase 7 isoform X3: MNHHHHHTQQQQQQKAGEQQLSEPEDMEMEAGDTDDPPRIPANPVINGNVAMADGHNNTEEDMEDDTSWRSEATFRFVVERFSRLSESVLSPSCFVRNLPWKIMVMPRFYPDRPHQKSVGFFLQCNAESDSTSWSCHAQAMLKIINYKDDEKSFSRRISHLFFHKENDWGFSNFMSWSDVTDPERGFIDDDKVTFEVYVQADAPHGVAWDSKKHTGYVGLKNQGATCYMNSLLQTLFFTNQLRRAVYMMPTEGDDSSKSVPLALQRVFYELQHSDKPVGTKKLTKSFGWETLDSFMQHDVQELCRVLLDNVENKMKGTCVEGTIPKLFRGKMVSYIQCKHVDYRSERIEDYYDIQLSIKGKKNIFESFKDYVATEQLDGDNKYDAGEHGLQEAEKGVKFLTFPPILHLQLMRFMYDPQTDQNIKINDRFEFPDQLPLDEFLQKPDSKDPANYILHAVLVHSGDNHGGHYVVYLNPKGDGKWCKFDDDVVSRCTKEEAIEHNYGGHDDDLSVRHCTNAYMLVYIRESKLSEVLQPMTDVDIPQQLVERLQEEKRVEAQKRKERQEAHLYMQVQMVTEDQFCGHQGNDMYDEEKVKYTVFKVLKSSTLQEFVQNLSQTMGFPQDQMRLWPMQARSNGTKRPAMLDYEADCNKSMIDLSDNENPWTIFLETVDPEMAASGATLPKFDKDHDVMLFLKMYDPKTRSLNYCGHIYTPISCKIRDLLPVMCERAGFQQETSLILYEEVKPNLTERIQDYDVSLDKALDELMDGDIIVFQKDDPENDSSELPTAKDYFRDLYHRVDVIFCDKTIHNDPGFVVTLSNRMNYFQVAKTVAQRLNTDPMLLQFFKSQGYRDGPGNPLRHNYEGTLRDLLQFFKPRQPKKLYYQQLKMKITDFENRRSFKSIWLNSQFREEEITLYPDKHGCVRDLLEECKKAVELSEKGSEKLRLLEIVSYKIIGVHQEDELLECLSPAASRTFRIEEIPLDQVDLDKDSEMLIPVAHFHKEVFGTFGIPFLLKIRQGESFREVMRRIQTMLDIQEKEFEKFKFAIVMMGRHQYITEDEYEVNLKDFEPQPGNMSHPRPWLGLDHFNKAPKRGRYTYLEKAIKIHN; this comes from the exons ATgaaccaccaccatcaccacacgcagcagcagcagcaacagaaagcCGGCGAGCAGCAGCTCAGCGAACCAGAGGACATGGAGATGGAAG CTGGGGACACAGACGACCCTCCAAGAATCCCGGCCAACCCAGTGATCAATGGTAACGTGGCCATGGCAGAtggacacaacaacacagaggaggacatggagGATG ACACCAGTTGGCGGTCAGAAGCGACTTTCCGCTTTGTGGTGGAGCGCTTCAGCCGCCTTAGTGAGTCGGTGCTCAGCCCGTCCTGCTTTGTCCGGAACCTTCCATGGAAGATAATGGTGATGCCGCGTTTCTACCCAGACCGGCCACACCAGAAGAGCGTGGGCTTCTTCCTGCAGTGTAACGCAGAATCAGACTCCAC GTCATGGTCATGCCACGCACAGGCCATGCTGAAAATCATCAACTACAAAGACGACGAGAAATCCTTCAGCCGCAGGATCAGTCACCTGTTCTTCCACAAAGAGAATGATTGGGGTTTCTCCAACTTCATGTCCTGGAGT gATGTGACTGATCCAGAGAGAGGCTTCATCGACGATGACAAAGTCACCTTTGAAGTCTATGTCCAGGCAGATGCTCCACATGGAGTGGC GTGGGACTCTAAGAAACACACAGGCTACGTTGGACTGAAGAACCAGGGAGCTACCTGCTATATGAATAGCCTGCTACAGACTCTCTTCTTCACCAACCAGCTAAGACGG GCGGTGTACATGATGCCCACGGAGGGAGACGACTCATCCAAGAGTGTTCCCCTGGCACTGCAGAGGGTTTTCTACGAGCTGCAGCACAGCGACAAACCCGTCGGCACCAAGAAACTCACAAAGTCCTTCGG ATGGGAAACACTAGATAGCTTCATGCAACATGATGTTCAGGAGCTGTGCAGAGTG CTCCTGGACAACGTGGAGAACAAAATGAAAGGCACTTGTGTTGAGGGAACCATCCCCAAGCTCTTCAGAGGAAAGATGGTG TCATACATCCAATGTAAGCATGTGGACTACCGGTCAGAGCGGATAGAGGACTACTATGACATCCAGCTTAGcataaaaggaaagaagaaca TCTTCGAGTCATTCAAAGATTATGTTGCAACCGAGCAGTTAGATGGAGACAACAAATACGACGCAGGAGAGCATGGCCTGCAG GAAGCAGAAAAGGGAGTGAAGTTCCTTACCTTCCCTCCAATCCTTCATCTGCAGCTGATGAGGTTCATGTATGATCCACAGACCGACCAAAACATCAAGATTAATGACAG GTTTGAGTTTCCAGATCAGTTGCCCCTGGACGAGTTCCTTCAGAAGCCAGACTCCAAGGACCCGGCCAATTACATCCTGCACGCAGTGCTAGTGCACAGCGGGGACAACCATGGCGGTCACTACGTCGTCTATCTTAACCCAAAAGGAGACGGCAAA tgGTGTAAGTTTGATGATGACGTGGTGTCACGGTGCACCAAGGAGGAGGCCATAGAGCACAATTACGGTGGACACGACGATGACCTCTCAGTGCGCCACTGCACCAACGCGTACATGTTGGTGTACATCCGTGAGTCCAAGCTCA GTGAGGTGCTTCAGCCAATGACTGACGTGGACATCCCCCAGCAGCTGGTGGAGcgtctgcaggaggagaaaagggtGGAAgcacagaagaggaaggaacGCCAAGAGGCTCACCTCTACATGCAGGTCCAG ATGGTGACAGAGGACCAGTTCTGTGGTCATCAGGGCAACGACATGTATGATGAGGAGAAGGTGAAGTACACAGTCTTCAAGGTCCTGAAGAGCTCTACGCTGCAAGAGTTTGTCCAGAACCTCTCCCAGACCATG GGTTTCCCACAGGACCAGATGAGGCTGTGGCCCATGCAGGCCCGGAGCAATGGAACCAAGCGACCCGCCATGCTCGATTACGAGGCTGACTGCAACAAGTCG ATGATCGACTTGAGCGACAACGAGAACCCCTGGACAATATTTCTGGAGACCGTGGATCCAGAGATGGCGGCCAGTGGCGCCACGTTACCCAAGTTTGACAAAGACC ATGATGTCATGTTGTTCTTGAAGATGTATGATCCCAAAACCAGAAGCTTAAATTATTGTGGACATATCTACACACCTATATCCTGCAAAATAA GAGACCTTCTACCAGTCATGTGTGAGAGAGCAGGGTTTCAGCAGGAAACTAGCCTTATCCTCTATGAG gaaGTAAAGCCCAATCTAACAGAGCGGATACAGGACTATGATGTCTCTCTGGACAAGGCCCTGGATGAGCTCATGGACGGGGACATCATTGTCTTCCAAAA GGACGACCCAGAGAACGACAGCAGTGAGCTGCCTACAGCCAAGGACTATTTCCGGGATCTCTACCACCGTGTGGACgtcattttctgtgacaaaacCATCCACAACGACCCTGGCTTCGTGGTCACGCTGTCTAACCGCATGAACTATTTTCAG GTGGCCAAGACAGTAGCGCAGAGGTTGAACACAGATCCCATGCTGCTGCAGTTCTTCAAGTCACAGGG GTACAGGGACGGTCCAGGGAATCCTCTCAGACACAACTATGAGGGAACACTGCGGGACCTGCTGCAATTCTTCAAACCTCGGCAGCCCAAGAAACTGTACTACCAGCAG TTAAAGATGAAGATAACAGACTTTGAGAACAGGAGGAGTTTTAAATCCATATGGCTCAACAGCCAGTTCAGAGAGGAG GAGATCACCCTCTACCCTGACAAGCATGGCTGTGTGCGGGACCTTTTGGAAGAATGTAAAAAGGCAGTGGAGCTCTCTGAAAAAGGCTCTGAGAAGCTCAG GCTGTTAGAGATAGTAAGCTATAAAATCATTGGGGTTCACCAGGAGGACGAGCTGCTAGAATGTTTATCTCCGGCTGCCAGCCGCACCTTCAGAATAGAG GAGATTCCTTTGGACCAGGTGGACTTGGACAAGGACAGTGAAATGCTAATCCCTGTCGCTCACTTCCACAAGGAAGTCTTCGGCACCTTCGGGATCCCCTTCTTGCTTAAGATCAGACAG GGTGAGTCATTTCGGGAGGTGATGAGGAGGATCCAGACCATGCTGGACATTCAGGAGAAAGAATTTGAGAAG TTCAAGTTTGCGATTGTGATGATGGGGCGGCATCAGTACATCACTGAAGACGAGTATGAGGTCAACCTGAAGGACTTTGAACCACAGCCAG GTAACATGTCCCACCCGCGCCCCTGGCTAGGGTTGGATCATTTCAACAAAGCTCCAAAGAGAGGTCGCTACACCTACCTGGAGAAAGCAATCAAGATCCACAACTAA
- the usp7 gene encoding ubiquitin carboxyl-terminal hydrolase 7 isoform X4 has translation MADGHNNTEEDMEDDTSWRSEATFRFVVERFSRLSESVLSPSCFVRNLPWKIMVMPRFYPDRPHQKSVGFFLQCNAESDSTSWSCHAQAMLKIINYKDDEKSFSRRISHLFFHKENDWGFSNFMSWSDVTDPERGFIDDDKVTFEVYVQADAPHGVAWDSKKHTGYVGLKNQGATCYMNSLLQTLFFTNQLRRAVYMMPTEGDDSSKSVPLALQRVFYELQHSDKPVGTKKLTKSFGWETLDSFMQHDVQELCRVLLDNVENKMKGTCVEGTIPKLFRGKMVSYIQCKHVDYRSERIEDYYDIQLSIKGKKNIFESFKDYVATEQLDGDNKYDAGEHGLQEAEKGVKFLTFPPILHLQLMRFMYDPQTDQNIKINDRFEFPDQLPLDEFLQKPDSKDPANYILHAVLVHSGDNHGGHYVVYLNPKGDGKVSVKEPIWCKFDDDVVSRCTKEEAIEHNYGGHDDDLSVRHCTNAYMLVYIRESKLSEVLQPMTDVDIPQQLVERLQEEKRVEAQKRKERQEAHLYMQVQMVTEDQFCGHQGNDMYDEEKVKYTVFKVLKSSTLQEFVQNLSQTMGFPQDQMRLWPMQARSNGTKRPAMLDYEADCNKSMIDLSDNENPWTIFLETVDPEMAASGATLPKFDKDHDVMLFLKMYDPKTRSLNYCGHIYTPISCKIRDLLPVMCERAGFQQETSLILYEEVKPNLTERIQDYDVSLDKALDELMDGDIIVFQKDDPENDSSELPTAKDYFRDLYHRVDVIFCDKTIHNDPGFVVTLSNRMNYFQVAKTVAQRLNTDPMLLQFFKSQGYRDGPGNPLRHNYEGTLRDLLQFFKPRQPKKLYYQQLKMKITDFENRRSFKSIWLNSQFREEEITLYPDKHGCVRDLLEECKKAVELSEKGSEKLRLLEIVSYKIIGVHQEDELLECLSPAASRTFRIEEIPLDQVDLDKDSEMLIPVAHFHKEVFGTFGIPFLLKIRQGESFREVMRRIQTMLDIQEKEFEKFKFAIVMMGRHQYITEDEYEVNLKDFEPQPGNMSHPRPWLGLDHFNKAPKRGRYTYLEKAIKIHN, from the exons ATGGCAGAtggacacaacaacacagaggaggacatggagGATG ACACCAGTTGGCGGTCAGAAGCGACTTTCCGCTTTGTGGTGGAGCGCTTCAGCCGCCTTAGTGAGTCGGTGCTCAGCCCGTCCTGCTTTGTCCGGAACCTTCCATGGAAGATAATGGTGATGCCGCGTTTCTACCCAGACCGGCCACACCAGAAGAGCGTGGGCTTCTTCCTGCAGTGTAACGCAGAATCAGACTCCAC GTCATGGTCATGCCACGCACAGGCCATGCTGAAAATCATCAACTACAAAGACGACGAGAAATCCTTCAGCCGCAGGATCAGTCACCTGTTCTTCCACAAAGAGAATGATTGGGGTTTCTCCAACTTCATGTCCTGGAGT gATGTGACTGATCCAGAGAGAGGCTTCATCGACGATGACAAAGTCACCTTTGAAGTCTATGTCCAGGCAGATGCTCCACATGGAGTGGC GTGGGACTCTAAGAAACACACAGGCTACGTTGGACTGAAGAACCAGGGAGCTACCTGCTATATGAATAGCCTGCTACAGACTCTCTTCTTCACCAACCAGCTAAGACGG GCGGTGTACATGATGCCCACGGAGGGAGACGACTCATCCAAGAGTGTTCCCCTGGCACTGCAGAGGGTTTTCTACGAGCTGCAGCACAGCGACAAACCCGTCGGCACCAAGAAACTCACAAAGTCCTTCGG ATGGGAAACACTAGATAGCTTCATGCAACATGATGTTCAGGAGCTGTGCAGAGTG CTCCTGGACAACGTGGAGAACAAAATGAAAGGCACTTGTGTTGAGGGAACCATCCCCAAGCTCTTCAGAGGAAAGATGGTG TCATACATCCAATGTAAGCATGTGGACTACCGGTCAGAGCGGATAGAGGACTACTATGACATCCAGCTTAGcataaaaggaaagaagaaca TCTTCGAGTCATTCAAAGATTATGTTGCAACCGAGCAGTTAGATGGAGACAACAAATACGACGCAGGAGAGCATGGCCTGCAG GAAGCAGAAAAGGGAGTGAAGTTCCTTACCTTCCCTCCAATCCTTCATCTGCAGCTGATGAGGTTCATGTATGATCCACAGACCGACCAAAACATCAAGATTAATGACAG GTTTGAGTTTCCAGATCAGTTGCCCCTGGACGAGTTCCTTCAGAAGCCAGACTCCAAGGACCCGGCCAATTACATCCTGCACGCAGTGCTAGTGCACAGCGGGGACAACCATGGCGGTCACTACGTCGTCTATCTTAACCCAAAAGGAGACGGCAAAGTGAGTGTCAAGGAACCAATA tgGTGTAAGTTTGATGATGACGTGGTGTCACGGTGCACCAAGGAGGAGGCCATAGAGCACAATTACGGTGGACACGACGATGACCTCTCAGTGCGCCACTGCACCAACGCGTACATGTTGGTGTACATCCGTGAGTCCAAGCTCA GTGAGGTGCTTCAGCCAATGACTGACGTGGACATCCCCCAGCAGCTGGTGGAGcgtctgcaggaggagaaaagggtGGAAgcacagaagaggaaggaacGCCAAGAGGCTCACCTCTACATGCAGGTCCAG ATGGTGACAGAGGACCAGTTCTGTGGTCATCAGGGCAACGACATGTATGATGAGGAGAAGGTGAAGTACACAGTCTTCAAGGTCCTGAAGAGCTCTACGCTGCAAGAGTTTGTCCAGAACCTCTCCCAGACCATG GGTTTCCCACAGGACCAGATGAGGCTGTGGCCCATGCAGGCCCGGAGCAATGGAACCAAGCGACCCGCCATGCTCGATTACGAGGCTGACTGCAACAAGTCG ATGATCGACTTGAGCGACAACGAGAACCCCTGGACAATATTTCTGGAGACCGTGGATCCAGAGATGGCGGCCAGTGGCGCCACGTTACCCAAGTTTGACAAAGACC ATGATGTCATGTTGTTCTTGAAGATGTATGATCCCAAAACCAGAAGCTTAAATTATTGTGGACATATCTACACACCTATATCCTGCAAAATAA GAGACCTTCTACCAGTCATGTGTGAGAGAGCAGGGTTTCAGCAGGAAACTAGCCTTATCCTCTATGAG gaaGTAAAGCCCAATCTAACAGAGCGGATACAGGACTATGATGTCTCTCTGGACAAGGCCCTGGATGAGCTCATGGACGGGGACATCATTGTCTTCCAAAA GGACGACCCAGAGAACGACAGCAGTGAGCTGCCTACAGCCAAGGACTATTTCCGGGATCTCTACCACCGTGTGGACgtcattttctgtgacaaaacCATCCACAACGACCCTGGCTTCGTGGTCACGCTGTCTAACCGCATGAACTATTTTCAG GTGGCCAAGACAGTAGCGCAGAGGTTGAACACAGATCCCATGCTGCTGCAGTTCTTCAAGTCACAGGG GTACAGGGACGGTCCAGGGAATCCTCTCAGACACAACTATGAGGGAACACTGCGGGACCTGCTGCAATTCTTCAAACCTCGGCAGCCCAAGAAACTGTACTACCAGCAG TTAAAGATGAAGATAACAGACTTTGAGAACAGGAGGAGTTTTAAATCCATATGGCTCAACAGCCAGTTCAGAGAGGAG GAGATCACCCTCTACCCTGACAAGCATGGCTGTGTGCGGGACCTTTTGGAAGAATGTAAAAAGGCAGTGGAGCTCTCTGAAAAAGGCTCTGAGAAGCTCAG GCTGTTAGAGATAGTAAGCTATAAAATCATTGGGGTTCACCAGGAGGACGAGCTGCTAGAATGTTTATCTCCGGCTGCCAGCCGCACCTTCAGAATAGAG GAGATTCCTTTGGACCAGGTGGACTTGGACAAGGACAGTGAAATGCTAATCCCTGTCGCTCACTTCCACAAGGAAGTCTTCGGCACCTTCGGGATCCCCTTCTTGCTTAAGATCAGACAG GGTGAGTCATTTCGGGAGGTGATGAGGAGGATCCAGACCATGCTGGACATTCAGGAGAAAGAATTTGAGAAG TTCAAGTTTGCGATTGTGATGATGGGGCGGCATCAGTACATCACTGAAGACGAGTATGAGGTCAACCTGAAGGACTTTGAACCACAGCCAG GTAACATGTCCCACCCGCGCCCCTGGCTAGGGTTGGATCATTTCAACAAAGCTCCAAAGAGAGGTCGCTACACCTACCTGGAGAAAGCAATCAAGATCCACAACTAA
- the usp7 gene encoding ubiquitin carboxyl-terminal hydrolase 7 isoform X2 encodes MNHHHHHTQQQQQQKAGEQQLSEPEDMEMEAGDTDDPPRIPANPVINGNVAMADGHNNTEEDMEDDTSWRSEATFRFVVERFSRLSESVLSPSCFVRNLPWKIMVMPRFYPDRPHQKSVGFFLQCNAESDSTSWSCHAQAMLKIINYKDDEKSFSRRISHLFFHKENDWGFSNFMSWSDVTDPERGFIDDDKVTFEVYVQADAPHGVAWDSKKHTGYVGLKNQGATCYMNSLLQTLFFTNQLRRAVYMMPTEGDDSSKSVPLALQRVFYELQHSDKPVGTKKLTKSFGWETLDSFMQHDVQELCRVLLDNVENKMKGTCVEGTIPKLFRGKMVSYIQCKHVDYRSERIEDYYDIQLSIKGKKNIFESFKDYVATEQLDGDNKYDAGEHGLQEAEKGVKFLTFPPILHLQLMRFMYDPQTDQNIKINDRFEFPDQLPLDEFLQKPDSKDPANYILHAVLVHSGDNHGGHYVVYLNPKGDGKVSVKEPIWCKFDDDVVSRCTKEEAIEHNYGGHDDDLSVRHCTNAYMLVYIRESKLSEVLQPMTDVDIPQQLVERLQEEKRVEAQKRKERQEAHLYMQVQMVTEDQFCGHQGNDMYDEEKVKYTVFKVLKSSTLQEFVQNLSQTMGFPQDQMRLWPMQARSNGTKRPAMLDYEADCNKSMIDLSDNENPWTIFLETVDPEMAASGATLPKFDKDHDVMLFLKMYDPKTRSLNYCGHIYTPISCKIRDLLPVMCERAGFQQETSLILYEEVKPNLTERIQDYDVSLDKALDELMDGDIIVFQKDDPENDSSELPTAKDYFRDLYHRVDVIFCDKTIHNDPGFVVTLSNRMNYFQVAKTVAQRLNTDPMLLQFFKSQGDGPGNPLRHNYEGTLRDLLQFFKPRQPKKLYYQQLKMKITDFENRRSFKSIWLNSQFREEEITLYPDKHGCVRDLLEECKKAVELSEKGSEKLRLLEIVSYKIIGVHQEDELLECLSPAASRTFRIEEIPLDQVDLDKDSEMLIPVAHFHKEVFGTFGIPFLLKIRQGESFREVMRRIQTMLDIQEKEFEKFKFAIVMMGRHQYITEDEYEVNLKDFEPQPGNMSHPRPWLGLDHFNKAPKRGRYTYLEKAIKIHN; translated from the exons ATgaaccaccaccatcaccacacgcagcagcagcagcaacagaaagcCGGCGAGCAGCAGCTCAGCGAACCAGAGGACATGGAGATGGAAG CTGGGGACACAGACGACCCTCCAAGAATCCCGGCCAACCCAGTGATCAATGGTAACGTGGCCATGGCAGAtggacacaacaacacagaggaggacatggagGATG ACACCAGTTGGCGGTCAGAAGCGACTTTCCGCTTTGTGGTGGAGCGCTTCAGCCGCCTTAGTGAGTCGGTGCTCAGCCCGTCCTGCTTTGTCCGGAACCTTCCATGGAAGATAATGGTGATGCCGCGTTTCTACCCAGACCGGCCACACCAGAAGAGCGTGGGCTTCTTCCTGCAGTGTAACGCAGAATCAGACTCCAC GTCATGGTCATGCCACGCACAGGCCATGCTGAAAATCATCAACTACAAAGACGACGAGAAATCCTTCAGCCGCAGGATCAGTCACCTGTTCTTCCACAAAGAGAATGATTGGGGTTTCTCCAACTTCATGTCCTGGAGT gATGTGACTGATCCAGAGAGAGGCTTCATCGACGATGACAAAGTCACCTTTGAAGTCTATGTCCAGGCAGATGCTCCACATGGAGTGGC GTGGGACTCTAAGAAACACACAGGCTACGTTGGACTGAAGAACCAGGGAGCTACCTGCTATATGAATAGCCTGCTACAGACTCTCTTCTTCACCAACCAGCTAAGACGG GCGGTGTACATGATGCCCACGGAGGGAGACGACTCATCCAAGAGTGTTCCCCTGGCACTGCAGAGGGTTTTCTACGAGCTGCAGCACAGCGACAAACCCGTCGGCACCAAGAAACTCACAAAGTCCTTCGG ATGGGAAACACTAGATAGCTTCATGCAACATGATGTTCAGGAGCTGTGCAGAGTG CTCCTGGACAACGTGGAGAACAAAATGAAAGGCACTTGTGTTGAGGGAACCATCCCCAAGCTCTTCAGAGGAAAGATGGTG TCATACATCCAATGTAAGCATGTGGACTACCGGTCAGAGCGGATAGAGGACTACTATGACATCCAGCTTAGcataaaaggaaagaagaaca TCTTCGAGTCATTCAAAGATTATGTTGCAACCGAGCAGTTAGATGGAGACAACAAATACGACGCAGGAGAGCATGGCCTGCAG GAAGCAGAAAAGGGAGTGAAGTTCCTTACCTTCCCTCCAATCCTTCATCTGCAGCTGATGAGGTTCATGTATGATCCACAGACCGACCAAAACATCAAGATTAATGACAG GTTTGAGTTTCCAGATCAGTTGCCCCTGGACGAGTTCCTTCAGAAGCCAGACTCCAAGGACCCGGCCAATTACATCCTGCACGCAGTGCTAGTGCACAGCGGGGACAACCATGGCGGTCACTACGTCGTCTATCTTAACCCAAAAGGAGACGGCAAAGTGAGTGTCAAGGAACCAATA tgGTGTAAGTTTGATGATGACGTGGTGTCACGGTGCACCAAGGAGGAGGCCATAGAGCACAATTACGGTGGACACGACGATGACCTCTCAGTGCGCCACTGCACCAACGCGTACATGTTGGTGTACATCCGTGAGTCCAAGCTCA GTGAGGTGCTTCAGCCAATGACTGACGTGGACATCCCCCAGCAGCTGGTGGAGcgtctgcaggaggagaaaagggtGGAAgcacagaagaggaaggaacGCCAAGAGGCTCACCTCTACATGCAGGTCCAG ATGGTGACAGAGGACCAGTTCTGTGGTCATCAGGGCAACGACATGTATGATGAGGAGAAGGTGAAGTACACAGTCTTCAAGGTCCTGAAGAGCTCTACGCTGCAAGAGTTTGTCCAGAACCTCTCCCAGACCATG GGTTTCCCACAGGACCAGATGAGGCTGTGGCCCATGCAGGCCCGGAGCAATGGAACCAAGCGACCCGCCATGCTCGATTACGAGGCTGACTGCAACAAGTCG ATGATCGACTTGAGCGACAACGAGAACCCCTGGACAATATTTCTGGAGACCGTGGATCCAGAGATGGCGGCCAGTGGCGCCACGTTACCCAAGTTTGACAAAGACC ATGATGTCATGTTGTTCTTGAAGATGTATGATCCCAAAACCAGAAGCTTAAATTATTGTGGACATATCTACACACCTATATCCTGCAAAATAA GAGACCTTCTACCAGTCATGTGTGAGAGAGCAGGGTTTCAGCAGGAAACTAGCCTTATCCTCTATGAG gaaGTAAAGCCCAATCTAACAGAGCGGATACAGGACTATGATGTCTCTCTGGACAAGGCCCTGGATGAGCTCATGGACGGGGACATCATTGTCTTCCAAAA GGACGACCCAGAGAACGACAGCAGTGAGCTGCCTACAGCCAAGGACTATTTCCGGGATCTCTACCACCGTGTGGACgtcattttctgtgacaaaacCATCCACAACGACCCTGGCTTCGTGGTCACGCTGTCTAACCGCATGAACTATTTTCAG GTGGCCAAGACAGTAGCGCAGAGGTTGAACACAGATCCCATGCTGCTGCAGTTCTTCAAGTCACAGGG GGACGGTCCAGGGAATCCTCTCAGACACAACTATGAGGGAACACTGCGGGACCTGCTGCAATTCTTCAAACCTCGGCAGCCCAAGAAACTGTACTACCAGCAG TTAAAGATGAAGATAACAGACTTTGAGAACAGGAGGAGTTTTAAATCCATATGGCTCAACAGCCAGTTCAGAGAGGAG GAGATCACCCTCTACCCTGACAAGCATGGCTGTGTGCGGGACCTTTTGGAAGAATGTAAAAAGGCAGTGGAGCTCTCTGAAAAAGGCTCTGAGAAGCTCAG GCTGTTAGAGATAGTAAGCTATAAAATCATTGGGGTTCACCAGGAGGACGAGCTGCTAGAATGTTTATCTCCGGCTGCCAGCCGCACCTTCAGAATAGAG GAGATTCCTTTGGACCAGGTGGACTTGGACAAGGACAGTGAAATGCTAATCCCTGTCGCTCACTTCCACAAGGAAGTCTTCGGCACCTTCGGGATCCCCTTCTTGCTTAAGATCAGACAG GGTGAGTCATTTCGGGAGGTGATGAGGAGGATCCAGACCATGCTGGACATTCAGGAGAAAGAATTTGAGAAG TTCAAGTTTGCGATTGTGATGATGGGGCGGCATCAGTACATCACTGAAGACGAGTATGAGGTCAACCTGAAGGACTTTGAACCACAGCCAG GTAACATGTCCCACCCGCGCCCCTGGCTAGGGTTGGATCATTTCAACAAAGCTCCAAAGAGAGGTCGCTACACCTACCTGGAGAAAGCAATCAAGATCCACAACTAA